The Leadbettera azotonutricia ZAS-9 genome has a window encoding:
- a CDS encoding NAD(+)/NADH kinase translates to MAKAILFVNQKKERAKSLAVEILKDLESRGMEAESFNFEKKSEPVNRDDYSIAFSLGGDGTVLYTARTMAPLGVPVFPINLGTLGFISGVRPENWKSVFEAYLSGKAKLSRRLMLEAKLSRRGSVVFSSCCLNDFVISASGIAKIINLSVSAGHEEGAEFAPLGRYRADGLIVATPTGSTAYSVAAGGPIVDPELEALILNPICPFALSGRPMVLPSGEPLLIEVEQEQRSGVLLTVDGQVTEHLEPGDKIFISPSTTPVTLIASGRTVFYEALKTKLSWMGG, encoded by the coding sequence ATGGCTAAGGCTATACTGTTTGTCAATCAGAAAAAAGAACGCGCCAAGTCTTTGGCTGTCGAGATTTTGAAGGATCTTGAAAGCAGGGGCATGGAGGCGGAAAGCTTCAACTTCGAAAAAAAGTCCGAGCCTGTAAACCGCGATGACTACAGCATAGCCTTTAGCCTTGGGGGAGACGGCACGGTGCTTTACACAGCCCGGACCATGGCTCCCCTGGGGGTCCCGGTTTTCCCCATCAATTTGGGGACCCTGGGTTTTATCTCCGGGGTGCGTCCCGAAAACTGGAAAAGCGTTTTTGAAGCGTATCTTTCGGGCAAGGCAAAGCTTTCCCGGCGGCTTATGCTTGAAGCAAAGCTTTCCCGGCGGGGCAGTGTAGTGTTTTCGAGCTGCTGCCTCAATGATTTTGTCATATCGGCTTCGGGCATTGCCAAGATCATAAACTTGAGCGTTTCTGCCGGCCATGAAGAGGGTGCGGAATTCGCGCCTTTGGGCCGCTACCGCGCAGACGGGCTTATCGTGGCGACTCCCACGGGCTCCACAGCCTATTCGGTCGCGGCAGGGGGCCCCATTGTTGATCCTGAGCTTGAAGCCCTCATATTAAATCCCATCTGCCCCTTTGCCCTTTCCGGGCGCCCCATGGTGCTGCCCTCGGGGGAGCCGCTTCTTATCGAAGTGGAGCAGGAGCAGCGGAGCGGGGTGCTGCTTACGGTGGATGGCCAGGTCACAGAACACCTCGAGCCTGGGGACAAGATTTTTATTTCCCCTTCCACAACCCCTGTAACCCTTATCGCTTCGGGCCGCACGGTTTTTTACGAAGCCCTTAAAACCAAACTTTCGTGGATGGGGGGGTGA
- a CDS encoding DegT/DnrJ/EryC1/StrS family aminotransferase yields the protein MKIEVYSPTIRRKEMDAVLTAMVEDKIGPGEQGKLLSQIAREKLKFDYCLPLRSPAMALHFALKALGIEDGKAVAVSALSPRYYAQVLEDLRLKPLYCDVLPSASFMGRETIEKAIAAKPEGLDVRAVVLHHTLGYAPDTASIAELGLPVIEDNSQSYGTVTAEVPAGSTGVFTIMGLEERDMLTAGSGALLYAASRRDASVLRNYAELAPEFGLPDMNAAMGVVQFRESAKNLEKRREIARIYTQSALRTRHKRFVQGDNSEYNNYAFPLILETGMKDVKAYAKRKDIAVESAFDNTLIALVPPEACQEAYSLSLRTALFPLHPRLTASEIEKVSKLILTLP from the coding sequence ATGAAGATAGAAGTCTACTCCCCGACCATCAGGCGGAAGGAAATGGATGCGGTGCTGACCGCTATGGTGGAGGACAAAATAGGCCCCGGGGAGCAGGGCAAACTCCTCTCTCAAATAGCCCGGGAAAAGCTCAAATTCGATTATTGCCTCCCCCTGCGCAGTCCTGCCATGGCCCTCCATTTTGCCCTCAAAGCCCTCGGTATTGAGGATGGCAAAGCAGTGGCGGTTTCTGCCCTTTCGCCCAGGTATTACGCCCAGGTCCTCGAGGATCTGCGCCTCAAGCCGCTCTATTGCGACGTGCTCCCTTCCGCATCTTTTATGGGAAGGGAAACCATTGAAAAAGCCATAGCGGCCAAACCAGAAGGCCTTGATGTGCGGGCCGTCGTTCTGCACCATACTTTGGGCTACGCCCCTGATACCGCGTCTATTGCAGAATTGGGGCTTCCGGTAATCGAGGACAATTCCCAAAGTTATGGCACTGTGACAGCCGAAGTCCCTGCGGGCAGTACCGGCGTCTTTACGATTATGGGCCTGGAAGAGCGTGATATGCTCACTGCGGGCAGCGGGGCCCTGCTCTATGCTGCCAGCAGGCGGGACGCTTCGGTGCTGAGGAATTATGCGGAGCTGGCGCCCGAGTTCGGCCTTCCGGACATGAATGCCGCCATGGGGGTGGTGCAGTTCAGGGAATCTGCCAAGAACCTTGAAAAACGGCGGGAAATTGCCCGGATTTATACCCAATCCGCCCTGCGTACCAGGCACAAGCGTTTTGTCCAGGGCGATAATTCAGAGTACAACAATTACGCATTTCCCCTCATCCTCGAGACAGGCATGAAGGATGTGAAGGCCTATGCCAAACGCAAGGATATTGCGGTAGAAAGCGCTTTTGACAATACCCTCATTGCTCTGGTTCCTCCTGAAGCATGCCAGGAAGCGTATTCGCTTTCCCTGCGTACTGCCCTCTTTCCTCTCCATCCCAGGCTTACTGCCTCGGAAATAGAGAAAGTCTCCAAGCTCATTTTGACTTTGCCGTAG
- a CDS encoding ABC transporter permease → MKTKGLDFRGMLIKYGIYFVLVALFILFAALKPRAFLSSENIFNILRQVSVVGIASAGMTCVMLTAGIDLSVGAVIGIVGVITALFISPEKGWGLGLPLGLTAGMVCGLILGFVNGFIVTKLKMFPMIATLGTMTSIRGAAYLITGGKPIFGFPKGFSVIGQGYIWVIPIPVIIMIIMFFITYILLNKLRIGRYIYGVGGNEEASRLSGVDVQKIKYFVYAFSGLCCAIAGIVLLSRTNSGTPKAGTSYEMSIITAVVLGGVSINGGEGKITGVIAGVLIMGVLANGMIIVGLSDYVQQVIQGLVLIAAVAFDVYAKQIKQLVSQADTAAAV, encoded by the coding sequence GTGAAAACAAAAGGTCTTGATTTTCGGGGAATGCTGATAAAATACGGAATCTATTTCGTATTGGTAGCCCTGTTTATCCTGTTTGCGGCTCTAAAGCCCAGGGCTTTTTTATCATCGGAAAACATTTTCAATATTTTACGGCAGGTGTCGGTGGTCGGTATTGCCTCTGCCGGTATGACCTGTGTGATGCTTACTGCGGGAATTGATCTTTCGGTGGGGGCGGTTATCGGCATCGTGGGGGTTATAACCGCCCTGTTTATTTCCCCGGAAAAAGGCTGGGGCCTGGGGCTGCCCCTGGGACTTACGGCGGGCATGGTCTGCGGCCTTATTCTGGGGTTTGTAAACGGATTCATTGTGACCAAACTGAAAATGTTCCCCATGATCGCCACTCTGGGAACCATGACTTCCATTCGGGGCGCAGCGTATCTTATCACCGGGGGCAAGCCTATATTCGGGTTTCCCAAGGGGTTCAGCGTCATAGGCCAGGGCTACATCTGGGTTATCCCCATACCGGTGATCATTATGATCATCATGTTTTTCATCACGTATATTTTGCTGAATAAATTGAGGATAGGCCGGTATATCTACGGCGTTGGCGGCAATGAAGAAGCTTCCCGCCTTTCCGGCGTTGATGTCCAAAAAATCAAGTATTTCGTCTATGCCTTTAGCGGCCTCTGCTGCGCCATTGCCGGAATTGTGCTGCTCTCCCGGACAAACAGCGGGACGCCAAAAGCCGGAACCAGTTATGAAATGAGTATTATTACTGCGGTAGTCCTGGGAGGCGTAAGCATTAACGGAGGCGAGGGAAAGATCACCGGGGTGATAGCCGGGGTACTGATTATGGGTGTTTTGGCCAATGGTATGATTATCGTGGGCCTGAGCGATTATGTACAGCAGGTTATACAGGGTTTGGTACTGATCGCTGCTGTCGCGTTTGATGTGTATGCAAAACAGATCAAGCAACTGGTTTCCCAGGCTGATACCGCAGCCGCAGTATGA
- a CDS encoding M20 family metallopeptidase: MKKLISFDTSNPPGNEAECAKWAASWLESCGFETRLVNHSEKRSSVIASIRKGKGKKIVFNGHLDVVPVGSEWDTNPFEAVEKGSRIYARGAADMKGGVAAMIAAAATMADQPFNGEIMLNLVADEELFNVGTMKTLEFTKDADFVIIGEPTCMELHIAHRGLVHFLIRFEGKSCHGGLPELGVNAIENAALGILALKEYAALLKTRKHPLLPNPTFASTVIQGGEKDNIIPGVCTLRADRRLIPGESPETAEREIRAVLDGLKIAHPEFGYTLENYHSMGSGEISSDAELVKLAGNVYRDCFGEDCKIACFPASCEQTFFTAAGADAVIIGPGSIEQAHVVNEFIEKAEIEKAERFYKAFLKAALH; this comes from the coding sequence TTGAAGAAGCTCATCTCCTTCGATACCTCCAATCCCCCAGGCAATGAGGCTGAATGCGCCAAATGGGCAGCTTCCTGGCTTGAATCCTGCGGCTTTGAGACCCGCCTTGTAAACCACAGCGAAAAGCGGAGCAGTGTGATTGCCTCGATCCGCAAGGGAAAAGGCAAAAAAATAGTCTTTAATGGCCACCTTGACGTAGTTCCTGTGGGCTCGGAATGGGACACCAATCCCTTCGAAGCTGTGGAAAAAGGCAGCCGCATCTATGCCAGGGGCGCAGCGGATATGAAGGGAGGCGTCGCGGCCATGATCGCCGCCGCCGCAACCATGGCGGATCAGCCCTTTAACGGCGAAATCATGCTCAACCTCGTGGCTGACGAGGAACTTTTCAATGTAGGTACTATGAAGACCCTGGAATTCACCAAAGACGCGGATTTTGTGATCATCGGGGAGCCGACATGCATGGAACTCCACATCGCCCACCGGGGCCTGGTCCACTTTCTCATCCGTTTTGAAGGGAAAAGCTGCCATGGGGGCCTCCCGGAATTGGGTGTCAACGCCATAGAAAATGCGGCCCTGGGTATTTTGGCCCTCAAAGAATACGCCGCCCTCCTCAAGACCAGAAAACATCCCCTCCTCCCCAACCCTACTTTTGCATCCACTGTTATACAAGGCGGCGAAAAGGACAACATCATACCCGGTGTCTGCACTCTCAGAGCGGACCGCCGACTCATACCCGGCGAAAGCCCTGAAACTGCTGAGAGGGAAATTCGCGCGGTTCTGGATGGGCTCAAAATTGCCCACCCCGAATTCGGCTATACCCTCGAAAACTATCATTCCATGGGCTCTGGGGAGATCAGCAGTGATGCTGAATTGGTAAAGCTTGCAGGGAATGTCTACCGTGATTGTTTCGGCGAAGACTGTAAAATCGCCTGTTTTCCTGCTTCTTGCGAACAAACCTTCTTTACCGCCGCAGGAGCAGACGCCGTCATTATAGGGCCGGGGAGCATAGAGCAGGCCCATGTGGTCAACGAATTTATCGAAAAGGCAGAGATTGAAAAGGCAGAGCGGTTTTATAAAGCCTTTTTAAAAGCTGCGCTGCACTAG
- a CDS encoding MFS transporter — MLISGSLILLLMGLLYGWSIIALPLEREFAWTRDKTSLIFVAVMVFFTSGVLAGGPVSKRFSPGVCIRISGFLIFAGFVLASRVDSVWGMCLSYGFLCGLGIGITYNVVLTATLFWFPGKTGLASGFLLGGFGLGSFALGPAVSALINSSMGWRRGFLIIGAVFLVLVFVESFIICKPKEGEIEQESHDSGEGGKNPVERNSSPGEMLGSPFFRRMYLWGTVLSSCTVGILGIGALFASDMGAGYTLAAVMSGFLSIGNGGGRIAFGLVYDRFGRKFSMRTGALFFLSGVTLLIISHFTANLLLVGLGYFFAGLCCGALPPIYSCTCRKYFGPRYFSWNIGLFNSTNIPAVLIGNFAAGILRSKTGSYLPVFGVMAIFSILAFGIEFAMGKAEKNIPGSGSC, encoded by the coding sequence TTGCTAATCTCCGGTTCCCTTATCCTCCTCCTCATGGGCCTTCTCTACGGCTGGTCAATTATAGCCCTGCCTTTGGAAAGGGAATTTGCCTGGACCAGGGACAAAACTTCCCTCATTTTTGTTGCGGTAATGGTTTTTTTTACATCAGGGGTGCTGGCTGGAGGCCCGGTTTCAAAGCGCTTTTCGCCCGGGGTCTGTATACGCATCTCGGGGTTTTTGATATTTGCGGGCTTTGTGCTGGCCTCAAGGGTGGACAGCGTGTGGGGCATGTGCCTGAGTTACGGATTTTTGTGCGGACTCGGGATAGGCATCACCTATAATGTGGTTCTCACTGCAACGCTTTTCTGGTTCCCCGGAAAGACGGGCCTTGCTTCGGGTTTTCTTTTGGGCGGCTTCGGGCTGGGAAGCTTTGCCCTGGGGCCCGCCGTGTCGGCCCTTATCAATAGCAGCATGGGGTGGCGGCGGGGTTTTTTGATCATCGGCGCAGTCTTTCTGGTCCTGGTTTTTGTCGAATCTTTCATTATCTGTAAACCCAAAGAGGGAGAAATCGAACAGGAAAGCCATGACAGCGGTGAAGGGGGGAAAAACCCGGTGGAAAGAAACTCATCCCCCGGGGAGATGCTGGGCTCTCCGTTTTTCAGGCGTATGTATCTTTGGGGAACAGTGTTGAGTTCCTGCACCGTGGGTATCCTCGGCATAGGGGCGCTTTTTGCTTCTGACATGGGAGCGGGATATACTCTGGCGGCGGTGATGTCGGGCTTTCTCAGCATAGGGAATGGGGGAGGGCGTATTGCCTTCGGCCTTGTATATGACAGATTCGGCAGAAAATTTTCCATGCGCACCGGAGCTCTATTTTTTCTCTCCGGCGTCACCTTGCTTATAATAAGTCATTTTACTGCAAATCTTTTGCTGGTTGGCCTGGGTTATTTTTTTGCCGGCCTTTGCTGCGGGGCTTTGCCGCCCATTTATTCCTGTACCTGCAGAAAATATTTCGGTCCCCGTTATTTCAGCTGGAATATAGGGCTGTTCAACAGTACGAATATCCCTGCTGTGCTTATTGGGAATTTTGCCGCAGGCATTTTGCGATCCAAAACCGGATCATATCTGCCCGTATTTGGGGTGATGGCGATTTTCTCCATCCTTGCTTTTGGCATTGAATTTGCCATGGGGAAGGCTGAGAAAAATATTCCCGGTTCGGGCTCTTGCTAG
- a CDS encoding chemotaxis protein CheW, producing the protein MADSNQLVTFQLGEELYGINIMDVKEIVRVQAIRAIPNAPVYVEGIFNLRSEIIPIINLHKRFHLKKTAASEEDELLSGFIILDIDGMKLGVIIDRVSRVVTIEREEIQPPPQMVSGIGAEYIQGVVRQEKGYLIILDIRDLFNPKELQKISELRR; encoded by the coding sequence ATGGCTGATTCAAATCAATTGGTTACCTTTCAGCTTGGTGAAGAGCTTTACGGCATAAATATCATGGATGTCAAAGAGATTGTGCGGGTACAAGCTATACGCGCCATCCCCAATGCTCCTGTATATGTGGAGGGCATTTTTAATCTCCGCAGCGAAATAATCCCGATCATCAACCTTCACAAGCGCTTTCATCTTAAAAAGACAGCTGCTTCCGAGGAAGACGAGCTTTTGTCGGGCTTTATCATCCTTGACATAGATGGCATGAAGCTGGGGGTCATTATCGACCGGGTTTCCCGGGTGGTAACCATTGAAAGGGAAGAAATTCAGCCACCGCCCCAGATGGTTTCGGGTATTGGGGCGGAGTATATCCAGGGGGTAGTGCGCCAGGAAAAAGGCTACCTTATCATCCTCGATATACGGGATCTTTTTAATCCCAAGGAACTGCAGAAGATATCCGAACTGAGAAGATAG